GTTAAAAATGTTGCCCTCCTGGGGAAATGGCTATTTAAACCGCTAATAGAAAATGGTGCATGGAAAACCCTTCTAAGGAGAAAATATGTGGACTCAAAGGCAGTATCCCAAGTATATTGGAAGCCTAGGGACTCACACTTTTGGGCTGGGCTAATAGATATGAAGAAATACTTCTTCCGCTATGGATCATTCGCTATATATTAAAGACGGATcagaaattagattctgggaggataagtGGCTAGGCAATGCTACACTTCGAGAACAATTTCCGATTGTATACAATATTGTGTATCACAAGGGTGAACTATCGCCACGGTTTTGGAATCCTTTCCGCCAAATGTGACGTCCTAAAGAGATTTAATTGGCCCAGACCTGAATCGTGGAACACTTTCTAATTGAGACTATCCAAGGTACAACTGTCACCAGGAGCTGATGAATTTTGGTGGAACCTACACGTGAATGGTAAATTCGTCGCGGATTCTATGTATAGTGCTCTGATCCAGTCACAGGTGCAAGTTGATAACAATAAAAGGATTTGAAAGATGAAGATACCctttaagaataaaatctttgtgTGGTATCTTCGTCGAGGAGTCATTCTTATAAAGGACAACCTTATTAAGAGCAATTGACATGAAACTACACAATGTGTTTTTTATCATCATGGCGAAACAATAAAACACTTGtttttccaatgcaaattggctcattctatatggtcagtcatccaagtAGGTTTTTCCTTGTACCCTCCACATAGTTTTGCTAATATATTTGGCAACTCGTAACATGGGATAGAGTATAGGTCTAGAATTCTTTTCggggtgggagcgcttgccgttatttggtcgctctggctatgtagaaatgataaggtatTTAATGACAAAAGTACTTCTCTTTTgtaggttatctacagatgtactgGTACGCTCCGTTTATAGTCGTCTACAACACGTAGAGAATCGAGAGGTGTTTATGGAGGTCTGTACACACTTGAAGAACATGACGAGGAATACTTTTACCCGACATGGATGGCAGCGTAATTTTAGGATTGGCCCTCCAATGGTTTATGTGTCATACAGTCTCTTTTCATGAATACTTGTATTCcgtcttctttttctttttgagattGGATTTAGTTTGGTTCTGTGCATCTTAGTTATGAGAGAGCAAATGTAATACTTAAATCTTTTATATAATAAAGTGCCCTTTATCCAAAAATTTGGAAATGATTTGATGTACAGCGTTGGATCGAGTTGCCAAAGGACCGGTAAGGCTTCCGCCACCAAGTGTTTTTTTATCATGACTTATCGATTTATTGCAAAAGCAAGTAAGCAGCACTTGTAAAAAAAGAATCATGGTGAGGAGAGCATTGCCGCGAAACTATCAGCGATGCTCCTGACGGTGGTCTGCGACACCGCCGAATCGCCGCCGAGGTACCACCTTTGGATCATCTCCGCCACGGCCGCGTTCTCCACCGCCACCTTGGCCTCCTCCTTGCCTTCTGTCACGAACGATATCTCTGGCGCGGCGGTGGCCGTGGCCGGGAAGTGGAAGGTGACGACGGAGCCGGGCCTGAAGTACTTGGACTGGAAGAAGTCCGAGACCTTCtcgagcgcctcctcctcctcgtcctcgtatttgtccgccgccacgaggcggtcCCTGACGGAGCTCTCGAGCTGCACGCCGTACTGCGACCCCTTGATTTCCTTGATCACCACCACCCTCAGCACCTTCTCCACCGGAGCTGCAAATGCACGCGCAACATCGTGTCAGAAACATATGACCAACGTCTCTTGTCGGAGGCCGATTATCACCCATCCATCGTCTCACCGGAGACCAATGCGTCGAAGAAAGCCTCGTCCTCCATCAGCTGGCTCTTCCCCTTCCAGCCCTGCAGATGCTCCATGGCGCCGTCGACGTCGAGGTAGACCCCGATGGCGTTGAACTTGATCTGAAGGAAGTGGATCTCAATGTCCGTGACGCCTGCACGTTGAAGAACTGACTTTCGTAAAAAAAAAATGATGCATTCGTATCCGTTCCGTCAGTCAAGGATTCTGGTACTTGCCATGGCCGACGAGCGAGAGCGTCTTGGCGGCGGCGATTTCCCGCGGGAACGGGATGCCTTCCACTTCCACCGTGGCGGCGGCCTTCTTCTCCTGCTCCGATCCCACTGCAGTTTCAAGCAAAATTCGATCAAAAGCTGACTCTGTTTTCTTTTTCTCGTTTGCGACTCATGAAACTAGCTGACATTTGCGTGTTAAAATTTGTTTGAAACAAAAAGAGCAGAAATGAGAGTAGAGCTGGACAGGCTTACTTGTTTTCTTGCAGAGGTCAAGAGATGAAAGAGAAATAGAGGAAGATGATGGAGCAGCTTTGCGTTTGTTATGGCAGAGATGGAAGAGCGTGGGCGTTTTATCGTCGTGCTTCCGTGCTATGGGGGTGGGAGTAGGGTTAGGTGGGAATAGCAAGAGTGGACATGTGGCTGTACTGAGACTGTGAGATACAACTACCACTCTGAAGTAAGCGTCCAAACAAACAGCGGAGGGTttagggagggagggggaggtaggTGCATCTCGTGGTCAACAATCGTTCACGCAAATGGTCCTGTTATTTTCGGGTAAATGCTCCTGTTATGTTAACCTCCCAGAAAGAGAGCTTTTTTTCTTTTGAGATTGCTAAATCTCATTCAACTTAGTCATAAGATCTTAGGCGGAGATTTGTGCAAAAAAAATgttgttttttattcttttttactccctctgtccttctctaatactccctctgtcctaaaattctcgtcttaaatttgtctagatacggatgtatcaagtctaagacaaaaattttgggacggaggaagtactaataACATTTTCAGCACTATAAGGGAGTAAATGTTATGTCGCTTGACTAAGACTTGGTAGCCACGCTCTCTTCCTTTTGAGATAAGCTTTGAGGGGGCTGTTATTTGCTCCTCTTTTTACTGCGTACTACTACTTGCTAGCATCTTTCTGCATCCACAATTGCCTTTTTCTTTTTTCCGTACAAGAAAGCGGACACAGCGTAAGGTCTAGAGGGTTAGCGAGCACGGGGACAGGTCGCTGGGACGCATTCCATTCCGAAATTTGTTGGAACGTCCGCTCTCTCCCTGCAATCAAAGTCGGACGTGGCCTCTACAACAACCTAACATGATCCAGACACCCTTTCTAATGTCAAGTACTGGTCTGCAATTATTATTATAGCTGCTTTTTAGAGCTAATGGATGTTAAGCTACCACTGTACTCTTATCTTCGTTCTCTTTTACCAACACAAGACACCTGGAAGTACTACTAATCTACATCCAGTTTAACAAATCTCTAACTTAGGATAATCATCATCATGGGTTAAAAAGGAGAACCTAGGAAAAAGAAGCACACATGACATGAGTTTGCCATCTCTCCTCCgattaaaaaacagaaaagaaagagcTGATCACACCATTCAAGGCAAGTGTTTCTCTTCCAGTTTGATCTACCAACGAATTTACAGGATGGTCTGACCGAGTACGATACACACAACATATGCAAGACAAGTGTTCTTCTCTTCCTCTAATCATCCTTCCAATAAGCTAAAACATACCGACTGTGCTGCTGCTCTTCACATCTCAATATGGTGAGAATGGTTGGGGATCTCTCCTTGGTTGTCCAGGGGCATGTACTGCGCCATGATAGCGCGGATCTCTGAATCCATGTAGCTCTGTGCGTAGAAAAAAAAAAGCATCACAGAAACGGTTTAGACGACAGCCTAGAGTTATCCATGTCTAAACAGTCAATCTGTACAGGTATCTTACCCGGATCCTGTACTTGTACACTGCGTATCCTGCGATTCCTACTGCTGCCAGGCCAAACAATAGAAACCATAGGAAATTCCAGCCTACCCGTGCTCCTGCATCTTTGCCTGAATAAAATGTGTTGACTTAGTAAGCTTTTGACAGCTAATCTATTGAAGAAACAATCACAAATAAAATGAGCGAGCATCATATAGATTATTATAGCTAGCCTTGCAATTTGGGGGATCTTATGGCCTCCAAATATCACATGTTAGCTTGGCTCAAGTATATAGGCACAACTGCTGGGGCAATAGTAAGATTGTTATAGTAGATATGCACATACTTATGCACGTATCATGCTCCTTCATGTACAGAAAGCCACCACCGCACCCACACTCGTAGCTTCCCCACGTGTTATTGCATTTGCATTCCTTGCACTGGCATGCAGtcctttccttgcactcatcaacaTCTAGCACAAAATATTTCACATCAGCACGGCTACGAAGGAGTTGCCAATAATATGACCAACAACGTTCAGTACGCTTTGACTGTCGCAGAATTCTAGGTGGATATTCATATTTGTTCACTCAAACAcaaaatatttttgttattttttaaaACTACGGAGTAGGTTCCTATTCATATCTGTGCACGGGAAGGTACAAATCTGCAGGGCAAATAAGCAGTTGTGATAGCATAATGGAGTTCAGGGACTGAGTCTCACCTTCACATTTGTGAACACCATCACCTTTGAACCCATCTGGACATTTACAGCCACCATCCTGCAGGTTATGAACACCAGATATACGCCTTTAGATTTCAGATAACACATGTGGCAGCA
This window of the Triticum aestivum cultivar Chinese Spring chromosome 5D, IWGSC CS RefSeq v2.1, whole genome shotgun sequence genome carries:
- the LOC123120374 gene encoding chalcone isomerase-like protein 2, giving the protein MGSEQEKKAAATVEVEGIPFPREIAAAKTLSLVGHGVTDIEIHFLQIKFNAIGVYLDVDGAMEHLQGWKGKSQLMEDEAFFDALVSAPVEKVLRVVVIKEIKGSQYGVQLESSVRDRLVAADKYEDEEEEALEKVSDFFQSKYFRPGSVVTFHFPATATAAPEISFVTEGKEEAKVAVENAAVAEMIQRWYLGGDSAVSQTTVRSIADSFAAMLSSP